The following coding sequences are from one Ancylobacter sp. TS-1 window:
- a CDS encoding SURF1 family protein yields the protein MSEPSRSARRRLLPVALAALAAFGVLVGLGIWQLERLAWKESLIAQVEARIHEAPANLPDEAEWPRVSFAEDEYRRVTAQGRFRHDLEVQVYALIDAAPDGSGGPGYWVVTPLALADGAYVLVNRGFVPVDRRAPSTRPEGQVDGVVTVTGLLRMPEEAAMFTPPNDAAKDSWFVRDPEAVAAAKGILRVAPFLIDADATPNPGGLPRGGLTRISFPNRHLEYALTWFGLAGSLLAVFAALIWSRRRR from the coding sequence GTGAGCGAGCCCTCCCGTTCGGCCCGGCGTCGTCTGCTGCCTGTCGCGCTGGCCGCGCTCGCCGCCTTCGGCGTGCTGGTGGGGCTCGGCATCTGGCAGCTGGAAAGGCTGGCCTGGAAGGAGTCCCTCATCGCGCAGGTCGAGGCTCGCATCCATGAGGCACCCGCCAACCTCCCCGACGAGGCCGAGTGGCCGCGGGTGAGCTTCGCCGAGGACGAGTACCGGCGCGTGACCGCGCAGGGGCGCTTCCGTCACGACCTCGAAGTGCAGGTCTATGCGCTGATCGACGCCGCCCCCGACGGCTCGGGCGGCCCCGGCTACTGGGTCGTTACCCCGCTCGCGCTCGCCGACGGCGCCTATGTCCTCGTCAATCGCGGCTTCGTGCCGGTCGACAGGCGCGCGCCGTCGACGCGCCCCGAGGGGCAGGTCGACGGTGTCGTCACCGTCACCGGCCTGCTGCGGATGCCGGAGGAGGCGGCGATGTTCACGCCTCCCAACGATGCCGCCAAGGACAGCTGGTTCGTGCGCGACCCCGAGGCCGTCGCCGCGGCGAAGGGCATCCTGCGGGTCGCGCCCTTCCTGATCGACGCGGATGCGACGCCCAATCCGGGCGGGCTACCGCGCGGCGGGCTGACGCGCATCTCCTTCCCCAACCGCCATCTTGAATATGCGCTGACCTGGTTCGGGCTGGCGGGCTCGCTGCTGGCGGTGTTCGCCGCCCTCATATGGAGCCGGCGGCGCCGGTAA
- the thrC gene encoding threonine synthase, translated as MRYISTRGEAPVLAFSDALLAGLARDGGLYVPEAFPALAPPEIACLAGHSYAEVAGRVIAPFVDSVFTPAVLKPMLEEAYASFRHPATTPLVQIAPNRFVLELFHGPTLAFKDVAMQLLGRMMDHVLVERDQRATIVGATSGDTGSAAIEAFRGRARTDVFILYPAGRVSEVQRRQMTTVADANVHAIAIEGTFDDCQAHVKALFNNHGFRDRLQLAGVNSINWARIVAQVVYYFVAGVALGAPHRPVSFVVPTGNFGDVLAGYVAKRMGLPVDRLVIATNVNDILARTLATGRYEVTGVEPSSSPSMDIQVSSNFERVLFEALERDAGALRGLMASLGQSGAFSPPNSALEAIRADFDAGRTDEAQTAQTIARVRAETGYLLDPHTAVAVSVAERVKHDPRVPQVVLATAHPAKFPDAVERACGERPALPPHLADLLERPERTPTLPNDIAAIEAYIARHARAAEMVA; from the coding sequence GTGCGCTACATCTCGACCCGGGGCGAAGCGCCTGTGCTCGCCTTTTCCGATGCCCTGCTCGCCGGCCTTGCGCGCGACGGCGGCCTCTATGTGCCGGAAGCCTTCCCGGCGCTGGCGCCGCCGGAGATCGCCTGCCTTGCCGGCCATTCCTATGCCGAGGTCGCCGGCCGGGTGATCGCGCCCTTCGTGGACTCGGTGTTCACCCCCGCCGTGCTGAAGCCGATGCTGGAGGAGGCCTACGCCTCCTTCCGCCATCCCGCGACGACGCCGCTGGTGCAGATCGCGCCCAACCGCTTCGTGCTGGAGCTGTTCCACGGCCCCACGCTCGCCTTCAAGGACGTGGCCATGCAGCTTCTCGGCCGCATGATGGACCATGTGCTGGTCGAGCGGGACCAGCGCGCCACCATTGTCGGCGCCACCTCCGGCGACACCGGCAGCGCCGCCATCGAGGCGTTTCGTGGCCGCGCGCGGACTGACGTGTTCATCCTCTACCCGGCCGGGCGCGTCTCCGAGGTGCAGCGCCGGCAGATGACCACGGTGGCGGACGCCAATGTGCACGCCATTGCGATCGAGGGCACATTCGACGACTGCCAGGCGCATGTGAAGGCGCTGTTCAACAATCACGGCTTCCGCGACCGGCTCCAGCTCGCCGGCGTCAATTCGATCAACTGGGCGCGCATCGTCGCGCAGGTCGTCTACTATTTCGTGGCGGGCGTGGCGCTCGGCGCCCCACACCGCCCGGTGTCCTTCGTGGTGCCGACGGGCAATTTCGGCGACGTGCTGGCGGGCTATGTCGCCAAGCGCATGGGGCTGCCGGTCGACCGCCTTGTCATCGCCACCAACGTCAACGACATCCTCGCTCGCACCCTCGCCACCGGGCGCTACGAGGTGACGGGCGTCGAACCGTCCTCCTCGCCCTCGATGGACATTCAGGTCTCGTCGAATTTCGAGCGCGTGCTGTTCGAGGCGCTGGAGCGCGACGCCGGCGCGCTGCGCGGGCTGATGGCCTCGCTCGGCCAGTCCGGCGCCTTCTCGCCGCCCAACAGCGCCCTTGAGGCGATCCGCGCCGATTTCGACGCCGGCCGCACCGATGAGGCGCAGACGGCGCAGACCATCGCGCGGGTGCGGGCCGAGACGGGCTATCTGCTCGATCCGCACACGGCGGTCGCGGTCTCGGTGGCCGAGCGCGTCAAGCACGATCCGCGCGTGCCGCAGGTGGTGCTGGCCACCGCGCATCCTGCCAAGTTCCCCGATGCGGTGGAGCGCGCCTGCGGCGAGCGTCCGGCCCTGCCGCCGCATCTGGCGGACCTGCTGGAGCGGCCCGAGCGCACGCCCACCCTGCCGAACGACATCGCCGCCATCGAGGCGTACATCGCCCGCCATGCCCGCGCGGCGGAGATGGTGGCATGA
- a CDS encoding pitrilysin family protein, producing MNEDRTSGPRITRLENGVTVVTDSMPHLATASLGIWAGAGARDEEADEHGISHLLEHMAFKGTRRRSARAIAEEIEAVGGDINAATSVEHTTYNARVLGEDVPLALDVLSDIFTEPAFDPEELTREHNVIVQEIGAALDTPDDLVFDLFQERAFPGQAIGRSILGTPSSVRSFGPDRLRTYLARNYRARRTIVAAAGAVDHERIVEEASKRLGGVGAEDKPVPQPSRYEGGVEIGGGRDLEQAHLLVGLPGLSYRDPGFHALQIFTNVLGGGMSSRLFQEVREARGLCYAVYSFHWAYSDTGLFGIYAGTDGGDVNELVSVVVDQVGETIETMSEAELSRSKAQAKVGLLAALESSGARADQLARQMLAFGRPIPLEEIVGKVEAVTLDDAKAAGRALIARGRPTFTALGPGKSLESAARIAERLSPA from the coding sequence ATGAACGAGGACCGGACGAGCGGCCCGCGCATCACCCGGCTGGAAAACGGCGTCACCGTCGTCACCGATTCCATGCCCCACCTCGCCACCGCCTCGCTCGGTATATGGGCCGGGGCCGGCGCGCGCGACGAGGAGGCGGACGAGCACGGCATCTCCCATCTGCTGGAGCATATGGCGTTCAAGGGCACGCGCCGCCGCTCGGCCCGCGCCATCGCCGAGGAGATCGAGGCGGTCGGCGGCGACATCAACGCGGCGACCAGCGTCGAGCACACCACCTACAATGCCCGCGTGCTGGGCGAGGACGTGCCGCTCGCCCTCGACGTGCTGTCCGACATCTTCACCGAGCCGGCCTTCGACCCCGAGGAACTGACGCGCGAACACAATGTGATCGTGCAGGAAATCGGCGCTGCGCTCGACACGCCGGACGATCTCGTCTTCGACCTGTTCCAGGAGCGGGCCTTCCCCGGGCAGGCCATCGGCCGTTCCATCCTCGGTACGCCGTCGAGCGTGCGCTCCTTCGGGCCGGATCGGCTGCGCACCTATCTCGCGCGCAACTATCGGGCGCGCAGGACCATCGTCGCGGCGGCCGGGGCGGTCGATCACGAGCGCATCGTCGAGGAAGCCTCGAAGCGCCTGGGCGGCGTCGGGGCCGAGGACAAGCCCGTTCCCCAGCCGAGCCGCTATGAGGGCGGGGTCGAGATCGGCGGCGGGCGCGATCTCGAACAGGCGCATCTGCTGGTCGGCCTGCCGGGCCTGTCCTATCGCGACCCCGGCTTCCATGCCTTGCAGATCTTCACCAACGTGCTCGGCGGGGGCATGTCCTCGCGGCTGTTCCAGGAAGTCCGCGAGGCGCGAGGCCTGTGCTACGCGGTCTATTCCTTCCACTGGGCCTATTCCGACACGGGGCTGTTCGGCATCTATGCCGGCACCGATGGCGGTGACGTCAACGAACTGGTGTCGGTCGTGGTCGATCAGGTGGGGGAGACCATCGAAACGATGAGCGAGGCCGAGCTTTCCCGCTCCAAGGCGCAGGCCAAGGTCGGGCTGCTGGCCGCGCTGGAGAGTTCCGGCGCGCGCGCCGACCAGCTCGCCCGCCAGATGCTGGCCTTCGGCCGGCCGATCCCGCTGGAGGAGATCGTCGGCAAGGTCGAGGCGGTGACGCTCGACGACGCCAAGGCGGCGGGCCGGGCGCTGATCGCGCGCGGGCGGCCGACATTCACCGCGCTGGGCCCCGGAAAATCGCTTGAATCGGCGGCGCGCATCGCGGAACGTCTGTCACCAGCGTAA
- a CDS encoding GNAT family N-acetyltransferase: MALFRSVSWHEPPMLIEGEAVLLRMPQMSDFAAWAALRERSRTFLTPWEPIWPAYDLTRGSFRRRMRRYTRDVREDLAYPFLVFRRSDRALLGGLSLSNVRRGVTQTANLGYWMGEPYAGRGYMSAAVRALLPFAHGTLGLRRIEAACLPHNAPSIRLLEGSGFQREGYGREYLCINGVWQDHLLFARLGTDAIAPARRLEAPSLVPFESGKE, translated from the coding sequence ATGGCCCTTTTCCGCTCCGTTTCCTGGCATGAGCCGCCGATGCTCATCGAGGGCGAAGCGGTATTGCTGCGCATGCCGCAAATGTCGGACTTTGCGGCCTGGGCGGCGCTGCGCGAGCGCAGCCGGACCTTCCTGACGCCGTGGGAGCCGATCTGGCCGGCCTATGACCTGACCCGCGGCTCGTTCCGCCGGCGCATGCGCCGCTACACGCGCGACGTCCGCGAGGATCTCGCCTATCCCTTCCTCGTCTTCCGCCGCTCGGACAGGGCGCTGCTGGGCGGCCTCTCGCTGTCCAATGTCCGGCGGGGCGTGACCCAGACCGCGAACCTCGGCTACTGGATGGGTGAGCCCTATGCCGGCCGGGGCTATATGAGCGCGGCGGTGCGCGCGCTGCTGCCCTTCGCCCATGGCACGCTGGGTCTGCGCCGCATCGAGGCGGCGTGCCTTCCGCACAACGCCCCTTCGATCCGCCTGCTGGAAGGCTCCGGCTTCCAGCGCGAGGGCTATGGCCGGGAATATCTGTGCATCAACGGCGTCTGGCAGGACCACCTGCTGTTCGCCCGCCTCGGCACCGATGCGATCGCCCCGGCGCGGCGGCTCGAAGCTCCCAGTTTGGTACCGTTCGAAAGTGGAAAAGAGTAA
- a CDS encoding bacterioferritin-associated ferredoxin, whose amino-acid sequence MTAVLNSAKKKTKAKFRIILNGRSLRSRLSMIVCSCNVLSDRQIRDAMTETQAPVRSVGQVYRCLGCSAQCGRCARTIRKLIDDVNAASCGGCARDCPVAAHAHSDHAHTHTHAAPVHAIAAE is encoded by the coding sequence TTGACGGCGGTTCTGAATAGCGCGAAAAAGAAGACGAAGGCCAAATTTAGAATAATTCTAAATGGTCGATCACTTCGGTCCCGCCTCTCGATGATCGTCTGTTCCTGCAATGTGCTTTCCGACCGTCAGATCCGCGACGCGATGACGGAAACGCAGGCGCCTGTGCGCTCGGTCGGGCAGGTCTACCGTTGCCTGGGCTGCAGCGCCCAGTGCGGCCGCTGCGCGCGCACCATCCGCAAGCTGATCGACGATGTGAACGCGGCCTCCTGCGGCGGCTGCGCCCGCGATTGCCCGGTCGCCGCCCATGCCCATTCGGACCACGCGCATACGCATACGCACGCCGCGCCGGTGCACGCCATCGCCGCAGAATGA
- the bfr gene encoding bacterioferritin codes for MKGDTKVIEYLNRGVRSELTAINQYWLHYRMLDNWGYKKLAAKWREESIEEMQHADRFIDRILFLEGLPNLQVLDPLRIGQDIKEVIECDLAAEIEARALYQEAATYCESVQDYPSRDLFKALMADEEGHIDFLETQLDLIANLGLQLYAQHHIGGLD; via the coding sequence ATGAAGGGCGACACCAAGGTCATCGAGTATCTCAATCGCGGCGTCCGGTCGGAGCTGACCGCGATCAACCAGTACTGGCTGCATTACCGCATGCTGGACAACTGGGGTTACAAGAAACTCGCCGCCAAGTGGCGCGAGGAGTCCATCGAGGAAATGCAGCACGCGGATCGCTTCATCGACCGCATCCTCTTCCTCGAAGGTCTGCCGAACCTGCAGGTGCTCGATCCGCTGCGCATCGGCCAGGACATCAAGGAAGTGATCGAGTGCGACCTCGCCGCCGAGATCGAGGCGCGCGCGCTCTATCAGGAAGCCGCGACCTATTGCGAGAGCGTTCAGGACTATCCGAGCCGCGACCTGTTCAAGGCGCTGATGGCGGATGAGGAAGGCCATATCGACTTTCTCGAGACCCAGCTCGACCTGATCGCCAATCTCGGCCTTCAGCTCTACGCCCAGCATCATATCGGTGGGCTGGACTGA
- a CDS encoding extracellular solute-binding protein: MTHAALARRLVLAGLAATSLGLAPLGASAEEVVNIYTTREPGLAKPLFDGFTEKTGIKVNSVFVKDGLVERVKAEGAGSPADVLMTVDVGALLDLVDQGVTQPVKSDVLDKSIPANLRGANGDWFALSARARVAYVSKDRVKATALTYEDFADPKWKGEVCIRSGKHPYNTALIAAYIVHHGEAKAEEWLKGIKANLARKAAGGDREVARDILGDICDLGLANSYYVGLMRSGKGGPEQEEWGKAINVILPTFEGGGTHVNISGASVAKNAPNKANAVKLLEYLVSPEAQALYAKGNFEYPVVPGAPVDPIIAAFGPLKVDNVDLVAVAKARKAAADLADKVGFDN, translated from the coding sequence ATGACGCACGCCGCACTTGCTCGCCGCCTCGTCCTCGCCGGCCTTGCCGCCACGAGCCTCGGCCTCGCGCCGCTCGGGGCCTCGGCGGAAGAAGTCGTCAACATCTACACGACCCGCGAGCCCGGCCTCGCCAAGCCGCTCTTCGACGGCTTCACCGAGAAGACCGGCATCAAGGTCAACAGCGTGTTCGTGAAGGACGGCCTCGTCGAGCGCGTGAAGGCGGAAGGCGCGGGCTCCCCGGCGGACGTCCTGATGACCGTCGATGTCGGCGCGCTGCTCGATCTCGTCGACCAGGGCGTAACCCAGCCAGTCAAGTCCGACGTGCTGGACAAGTCCATTCCCGCCAATCTGCGTGGCGCCAACGGCGACTGGTTCGCCCTCTCCGCGCGCGCCCGCGTCGCCTATGTCTCCAAGGACCGCGTAAAGGCGACGGCGCTGACCTATGAGGATTTCGCCGATCCGAAGTGGAAGGGCGAGGTCTGCATCCGTTCTGGCAAGCACCCCTACAACACGGCTCTGATCGCGGCCTACATCGTCCATCACGGCGAGGCGAAGGCCGAGGAGTGGCTGAAGGGGATCAAGGCCAACCTCGCCCGCAAGGCGGCCGGCGGCGACCGTGAGGTGGCGCGCGATATTCTCGGCGACATCTGCGATCTCGGCCTCGCCAATTCCTACTATGTGGGCCTCATGCGCTCCGGCAAGGGCGGCCCCGAGCAGGAGGAATGGGGCAAGGCGATCAACGTGATCCTGCCGACCTTCGAGGGCGGCGGCACGCATGTGAACATCTCCGGCGCCAGCGTCGCCAAGAACGCGCCCAACAAGGCCAACGCGGTCAAGCTGCTCGAATATCTCGTCTCTCCCGAGGCGCAGGCGCTCTACGCCAAGGGCAATTTCGAGTATCCCGTCGTGCCGGGTGCCCCGGTCGACCCGATCATCGCCGCCTTCGGCCCGCTCAAGGTCGACAATGTCGATCTCGTCGCGGTCGCCAAGGCCCGCAAGGCCGCCGCCGACCTCGCCGACAAGGTGGGCTTCGACAACTAG
- a CDS encoding iron ABC transporter permease, producing the protein MTLAVSDTHPTASASGSPLLRAAAGAVVLLVLLPLLALGWAALQGSGDLWPHLVRNVIPHALLETAILVAGVGVFAGVIGTGTAWLVAVCRFPGRGVFEWALLLPLAIPTYIQAFVYVDAVHPLGPIPTLIRGVFGLRPRDLWLPEVRSLPGCIVLLGLVLYPYVYLAARSAFLVQTASVLDAARTLGVGATEAFFRIALPLARPAIVVGVTLALMETVNDIGASEFLGVQTLTLSIYSTWLNRSSLPGAAQIALMMLALMFALVLLERWGRRHQRVGNIGDRARAPVRRPLSPGHAALAFLACLLPVTLGFLVPAGHLALSAWKRLQFHGLPETIVTETVNTALFAALGTGCALLLGFAVVVALRTGALRSALALRLAGLGYAVPGTVLAVGLLVPLAGFDNLVSGLSQRFFGLSTGLLISGSGAALIIAYVIRFLAIPVGGLEAGYGKIGTTLDMAARSLGEKPGGVVRRIHLPLLRPALGAAALLVFVDCMKELPATLMLRPLNFETLASHVYAEAARGTYEDGALAALLIVLVGLAPVILLARLSRPQHD; encoded by the coding sequence ATGACCCTGGCTGTTTCCGACACGCACCCGACGGCCTCCGCCTCCGGCTCGCCCCTGCTCAGGGCGGCAGCGGGGGCGGTTGTGCTTCTGGTGCTGCTGCCGCTGCTGGCGCTCGGCTGGGCGGCATTGCAGGGGTCGGGCGATCTCTGGCCGCACCTCGTCCGCAACGTCATTCCGCACGCCTTGCTGGAGACGGCGATACTGGTGGCGGGCGTCGGCGTCTTCGCCGGCGTCATCGGCACCGGCACCGCCTGGCTGGTGGCGGTCTGCCGCTTTCCCGGGCGCGGCGTGTTCGAATGGGCGCTGCTGCTGCCGCTCGCCATCCCCACCTATATTCAGGCCTTCGTCTATGTCGACGCGGTGCATCCGCTCGGGCCGATCCCGACCCTGATAAGGGGCGTGTTCGGGCTGAGGCCGCGCGATCTGTGGCTGCCGGAAGTGCGCTCGCTGCCCGGCTGCATCGTGCTGCTGGGGCTGGTGCTCTACCCCTATGTCTATCTCGCCGCGCGTTCGGCCTTCCTCGTGCAGACCGCCTCGGTGCTCGACGCGGCGCGCACGCTGGGCGTGGGCGCGACCGAGGCGTTCTTCCGCATCGCGCTGCCGCTCGCCCGCCCGGCCATCGTCGTCGGCGTGACGCTGGCGCTGATGGAGACGGTGAACGACATCGGCGCCAGCGAGTTCCTCGGCGTGCAGACGCTGACGCTCTCGATCTATTCGACCTGGCTCAACCGCTCCAGCCTGCCCGGCGCGGCGCAGATCGCGCTGATGATGCTGGCGCTGATGTTCGCGCTGGTGCTGCTGGAGCGCTGGGGTCGCCGGCACCAGAGGGTCGGCAATATCGGCGACCGCGCCCGCGCGCCGGTGCGCCGGCCGCTGTCGCCGGGACACGCCGCGCTGGCCTTCCTCGCCTGCCTGCTGCCGGTGACGCTCGGCTTCCTGGTGCCAGCGGGCCATCTGGCGCTGTCGGCCTGGAAGCGTCTCCAGTTCCACGGCCTGCCGGAGACCATCGTCACCGAGACGGTCAACACCGCGCTGTTCGCGGCCCTCGGCACCGGCTGCGCGCTGCTGCTGGGCTTCGCCGTGGTGGTGGCGCTGCGGACCGGCGCGCTGCGCTCGGCGCTGGCGCTGAGGCTGGCCGGGCTCGGCTACGCGGTGCCGGGAACCGTGTTGGCGGTCGGCCTGCTGGTGCCGCTCGCCGGCTTCGACAATCTCGTCTCCGGCCTGAGCCAGCGCTTCTTCGGCCTCTCGACCGGCCTGCTCATCTCGGGTTCGGGCGCGGCGCTCATCATCGCCTATGTGATCCGTTTCCTCGCCATCCCGGTCGGCGGGCTGGAGGCCGGCTACGGCAAGATCGGCACCACGCTCGACATGGCGGCGCGCAGCCTCGGCGAGAAGCCGGGCGGGGTGGTGCGGCGCATCCACCTGCCGCTGCTGCGCCCCGCGCTGGGCGCCGCCGCGCTGCTGGTCTTCGTCGACTGCATGAAGGAACTGCCGGCGACGCTGATGCTGCGCCCGCTGAACTTCGAGACGCTGGCGAGCCACGTCTACGCCGAGGCCGCGCGGGGAACTTACGAGGACGGCGCGCTCGCCGCCCTGCTGATCGTGCTGGTGGGCCTCGCCCCAGTCATCCTGCTGGCGCGGCTGAGCCGGCCGCAGCACGATTGA
- a CDS encoding acetoacetate--CoA ligase, which translates to MSATGQEPLWKPSPARVAGSQVSAFIGAVNGRHGTALADYRALHRWSVENPAAFWEDIWELGAVIGEREGPTLVDGDRMPGAHFFPQARLNYAENLLRPRDPASVALVFRGEDKVERHVTFGELTDLVSRLQQALRAAGVSVGDRVAATMPNMPETIAIMLATASLGAIFSSCSPDFGERGILDRFGQIAPKVYFACDGYWYNGKRVGIGDKLAQVVPQLPGLAQAVIVPYLDEAEDVASKLPDGASLDAFVAPFAPAPLTFERLPFNHPAFILFSSGTTGVPKCIVHGAGGTLLQHIKEHRLHCDLVPGDRLFYFTTCGWMMWNWLVTGLASGLTLCLFDGSPFAPAPEVLFDYAEKERFALFGTSAKYIDSLRKEGVRPGETHDLSALKALTSTGSPLAPESFAYVYEAIKADLHLASISGGTDIISCFVLGDPTAPVYKGEIQAPGLGMAMEVWSDEGRPVTGERGELVCTRPFPCMPVGFWNDPEGAKYHAAYFERFDNVWCHGDFAEWTGHGGIVIHGRSDATLNPQGVRIGTAEIYAQAEQVPEIIEAIAIGQDWDNDVRVVLFVRLKAGAALDAELEKRIRTQIRTGASPRHVPAKIIAVADIPRTRSGKITELAVRDVVHGRPVKNTDALANPESLDLYRDLPELAV; encoded by the coding sequence ATGAGCGCGACGGGCCAGGAACCGCTTTGGAAGCCGAGCCCGGCGAGGGTCGCCGGCTCGCAGGTTTCCGCCTTCATCGGCGCGGTGAACGGCCGTCACGGCACCGCGCTGGCCGACTATCGCGCGCTGCACCGCTGGTCGGTCGAGAACCCCGCCGCCTTCTGGGAAGACATCTGGGAACTCGGCGCGGTGATCGGCGAGCGGGAAGGCCCGACGCTGGTCGACGGCGACCGCATGCCCGGCGCGCATTTCTTCCCGCAGGCGCGCCTGAACTACGCCGAGAACCTGCTGCGCCCGCGCGACCCGGCCAGCGTGGCGCTGGTGTTCCGCGGCGAGGACAAGGTCGAGCGGCACGTGACCTTCGGCGAGCTGACCGATCTCGTCTCGCGGCTCCAGCAGGCGCTGCGCGCGGCGGGCGTGAGCGTCGGCGACCGGGTGGCGGCGACGATGCCGAACATGCCCGAGACCATCGCCATCATGCTGGCGACGGCCTCGCTGGGCGCGATCTTCTCCTCCTGCTCGCCCGATTTCGGCGAGCGCGGCATTCTCGACCGCTTCGGCCAGATCGCGCCGAAGGTCTATTTCGCCTGCGACGGCTACTGGTACAACGGCAAGCGCGTCGGCATCGGCGACAAGCTGGCCCAGGTCGTGCCACAGCTTCCCGGCCTCGCGCAGGCGGTGATCGTTCCCTATCTCGACGAGGCAGAAGACGTGGCCTCAAAGCTGCCGGACGGCGCCTCGCTCGACGCCTTCGTCGCCCCCTTCGCGCCGGCCCCGCTCACCTTCGAGCGGCTGCCCTTCAACCACCCGGCCTTCATCCTGTTCTCCTCCGGCACCACGGGCGTGCCGAAATGCATCGTGCACGGGGCCGGCGGAACGCTGCTCCAGCACATCAAGGAACACCGGCTGCACTGCGATCTCGTGCCCGGCGACCGGCTGTTCTACTTCACCACCTGCGGCTGGATGATGTGGAACTGGCTCGTCACCGGCCTCGCCAGCGGCCTCACCCTGTGCCTGTTCGACGGCTCGCCCTTCGCCCCGGCGCCGGAAGTGCTGTTCGACTATGCCGAGAAGGAGCGCTTCGCGCTGTTCGGCACCTCGGCCAAATACATCGACTCCCTGCGCAAGGAAGGCGTGCGCCCGGGCGAGACGCACGATCTCTCTGCCCTGAAGGCGCTCACCTCCACCGGCTCGCCGCTGGCACCGGAGAGCTTCGCCTACGTGTACGAGGCCATCAAGGCGGACCTGCACCTCGCCTCGATCTCCGGCGGCACCGACATCATCTCCTGCTTCGTGCTCGGCGACCCGACCGCGCCGGTCTACAAAGGCGAGATCCAGGCGCCCGGCCTCGGCATGGCGATGGAGGTGTGGTCGGACGAGGGCAGGCCCGTCACCGGCGAGCGCGGCGAACTGGTCTGCACCCGCCCCTTCCCCTGCATGCCGGTGGGCTTCTGGAACGACCCGGAAGGCGCCAAGTACCACGCCGCCTATTTCGAGCGCTTCGACAATGTGTGGTGCCATGGCGACTTCGCCGAATGGACCGGGCATGGCGGCATCGTCATCCACGGCCGCTCGGACGCCACGCTGAACCCGCAGGGCGTGCGCATCGGCACCGCCGAAATCTACGCCCAGGCCGAGCAGGTGCCCGAGATCATCGAGGCCATCGCCATCGGCCAGGACTGGGACAATGACGTGCGCGTCGTGCTCTTCGTCCGGCTGAAGGCGGGTGCCGCGCTCGACGCCGAGCTGGAGAAGCGCATCCGCACGCAGATCCGCACCGGGGCAAGCCCGCGCCACGTGCCGGCCAAGATCATCGCCGTCGCCGACATCCCGCGCACCCGCTCGGGCAAGATCACTGAGCTTGCCGTGCGCGACGTGGTGCATGGCCGCCCGGTGAAGAACACCGACGCGCTGGCCAACCCGGAATCGCTGGACCTCTACCGAGACCTGCCGGAACTGGCGGTGTGA